A single window of Zea mays cultivar B73 chromosome 10, Zm-B73-REFERENCE-NAM-5.0, whole genome shotgun sequence DNA harbors:
- the LOC100275960 gene encoding uncharacterized protein LOC100275960 precursor, with amino-acid sequence MSSPRPPLGRILRLAVAVAACACFPSPVSGIRKGIDFIQPIVCRSTVQGRHLISDDNGYVCSALSINPWSHCCPTTGDRFSCQGCELDLQCCNSYEYCVSCCLNPSKIKKEDVLKLKVAKPVTAGTYTNVFDFCMGRCRHSSASVVHENAYASDFHHCFSVQQNSSGSTESSSVSKLLGINVVVGRPRESCSLVCKVRGQSCVPSRLSVLNKCEILQKYMRCKSGCFPSLGPDQPAEVVDEAPTSLNPGACLYMQMDERLTCDGSHHHTRRLCPCA; translated from the exons ATGTCCAGTCCGCGCCCTCCCCTCGGCCGGATCCTCCgcctcgccgtcgccgtcgcggcCTGCGCCTGCTTTCCTAGCCCCGTCTCCGGCATCCG GAAGGGCATTGACTTTATTCAACCAATTGTGTGCAGAAGCACTGTTCAGGGGCGGCATCTGATCTCTGATGATAATG GTTATGTATGTTCTGCACTTTCAATCAATCCATGGTCTCACTGCTGCCCAACAACAGGGGACCGCTTTTCCTGCCA GGGCTGCGAACTTGATTTACAGTGCTGCAATTCATATGAATATTGTGTTTCTTGCTGTTTGAATCCTTCTAAG ATCAAGAAAGAAGACGTGCTGAAGCTGAAGGTAGCTAAGCCAGTTACTGCTG GAACATACACAAATGTTTTCGATTTCTGCATGGGACGATGCCGCCATAGCTCTGCAAGTGTG GTTCATGAAAATGCCTATGCCAGTGATTTCCATCACTGTTTTTCAGTGCAACAAAATTCATCAG GATCAACTGAGTCTAGTTCTGTATCAAAGTTGTTGGGCATTAACGTTGTAGTAGGAAG GCCCAGGGAATCTTGCAGCTTGGTGTGCAAAGTAAGAGGACAGTCCTGTGTTCCAAGCAGGCTCTCTGTGTTGAACAAATGTGAGAT TTTGCAGAAATATATGAGATGCAAGAGTGGCTGCTTTCCCAGCCTTGGACCAGATCAACCTGCTGAAGTTGTTGACGAAGCTCCAACCAGCTTG AATCCAGGAGCATGCTTATACATGCAGATGGATGAGCGGCTCACATGTGATGGTTCGCACCATCATACCCGGCGGCTCTGTCCATGCGCCTGA
- the LOC100273248 gene encoding Tetrapyrrole-binding protein, chloroplastic-like produces MANASLQSFLLPHDHSFAGAGGSRDGSASAVHKLSTNTSGSISFRLYTKTSPSVTAASATNSSAPTPVAPASAPAAGDEEEEEGPSLDLLRRQLAAGDYRQADETTRALIIDLAGEPARRRGYVFFSEVQFIPAEDLAAIDGLWKEHSGGRFGYSVQRRLWEKSRRDFTRFFIRVGWMRKLDTEVEQYNYRAFPDEFLWELTDDTPEGHLPLTNALRGTQLLANILTHPAFQEEDQGDGAAAAEESANTKDDNKGRERPRSMRDFKPDYSF; encoded by the coding sequence ATGGCAAACGCTTCTCTGCAATCCTTCCTTCTCCCGCACGACCATTCTTTCGCCGGCGCCGGCGGCAGCCGTGACGGCTCCGCGTCCGCCGTGCACAAGCTCTCCACCAACACCAGCGGCAGCATTTCCTTCAGGCTCTACACCAAAACCTCCCCCTCGGTGACAGCAGCCTCAGCCACCAATTCGTCAGCTCCGACTCCAGTTGCCCCGGCATCTGCACCAGCGGCAggggacgaagaagaagaagaaggcccctctcTCGACCTCCTCCGCCGCCAGCTCGCCGCGGGCGACTACCGGCAGGCGGACGAGACCACGCGGGCGCTGATCATCGACCTCGCCGGCGAGCCCGCGAGGCGCCGAGGGTACGTCTTCTTCTCCGAGGTCCAGTTCATCccggccgaggacctcgccgccaTCGACGGGCTCTGGAAGGAGCACAGCGGCGGCAGGTTCGGGTACAGCGTGCAGCGGCGGCTCTGGGAGAAGTCGCGGCGCGACTTCACCCGCTTCTTCATCCGGGTCGGCTGGATGAGGAAGCTGGACACGGAGGTGGAGCAGTACAACTACAGGGCCTTCCCCGACGAGTTCTTGTGGGAGTTGACGGACGACACGCCCGAGGGACACCTGCCGCTCACCAACGCCCTCAGGGGCACGCAGCTCCTGGCGAACATCCTCACCCACCCGGCCTTCCAGGAGGAGGACCAGGGAGACGGAGCTGCTGCTGCAGAAGAGAGTGCAAACACCAAAGATGATAACAAAGGGAGGGAGAGACCCAGGTCCATGAGAGATTTCAAGCctgattattctttttga
- the LOC100275960 gene encoding uncharacterized protein isoform X1: MLDSSIDVCCEGRRKGIDFIQPIVCRSTVQGRHLISDDNGYVCSALSINPWSHCCPTTGDRFSCQGCELDLQCCNSYEYCVSCCLNPSKIKKEDVLKLKVAKPVTAGTYTNVFDFCMGRCRHSSASVVHENAYASDFHHCFSVQQNSSGSTESSSVSKLLGINVVVGRPRESCSLVCKVRGQSCVPSRLSVLNKCEILQKYMRCKSGCFPSLGPDQPAEVVDEAPTSLNPGACLYMQMDERLTCDGSHHHTRRLCPCA; this comes from the exons ATGCTTGATTCTAGTATTGACGTGTGCTGTGAGGGCAGAAG GAAGGGCATTGACTTTATTCAACCAATTGTGTGCAGAAGCACTGTTCAGGGGCGGCATCTGATCTCTGATGATAATG GTTATGTATGTTCTGCACTTTCAATCAATCCATGGTCTCACTGCTGCCCAACAACAGGGGACCGCTTTTCCTGCCA GGGCTGCGAACTTGATTTACAGTGCTGCAATTCATATGAATATTGTGTTTCTTGCTGTTTGAATCCTTCTAAG ATCAAGAAAGAAGACGTGCTGAAGCTGAAGGTAGCTAAGCCAGTTACTGCTG GAACATACACAAATGTTTTCGATTTCTGCATGGGACGATGCCGCCATAGCTCTGCAAGTGTG GTTCATGAAAATGCCTATGCCAGTGATTTCCATCACTGTTTTTCAGTGCAACAAAATTCATCAG GATCAACTGAGTCTAGTTCTGTATCAAAGTTGTTGGGCATTAACGTTGTAGTAGGAAG GCCCAGGGAATCTTGCAGCTTGGTGTGCAAAGTAAGAGGACAGTCCTGTGTTCCAAGCAGGCTCTCTGTGTTGAACAAATGTGAGAT TTTGCAGAAATATATGAGATGCAAGAGTGGCTGCTTTCCCAGCCTTGGACCAGATCAACCTGCTGAAGTTGTTGACGAAGCTCCAACCAGCTTG AATCCAGGAGCATGCTTATACATGCAGATGGATGAGCGGCTCACATGTGATGGTTCGCACCATCATACCCGGCGGCTCTGTCCATGCGCCTGA